In the genome of Planctomyces sp. SH-PL62, the window TCGGTCGCCCGGGGCATGTGGTCGACGCCGGTGACGTTCAGGGCCTTCAGGCAGTCGAGGTAGTCGGCCGTGACCTGCTCGGCCAGGGCCTTGACGGTCGTGCCGTCCTTCTGGGCCTGGACGATCAGCTTGTCGTCGACGTCGGTGATGTTGACGACCCAGGAGACCTCGTAGCCGAGATAGGCGAGGTAGCGTTTGACTGTGTCGAAGATGACCGGCCCGACCATGTGGCCGATGTGGCTCTTGGAATAGACCGTGGGGCCGCAGACGTACATGCCGACCTTGCCCGGCGCGACGGTCTGGAACGACTCCTTGGTCCGGCTCAGGGTGTTGTAGACTCGAAGCGCCATGGGATTCGCGTGCTCTCGCGGGGAAGGAAGGGGGCAGGGGGGCCGCGGTCCGGGGCGTCAACGCCCGGGGTCGATCGGCTCGATCAGGACGACGGCGTGACAGGAGATCGCCTCGGCCCGGCCGACCGGCCCGACGTGCTCGCCGGTCTTGGCCTTGACGTTGACGGCCCCGTCGGGGAGCCCGAGGAGCCTCGCCAGGTTGGCGCGAAGCATCGCCTTGTGGGGGCCGAGCTTGGGAGCCTGGGCGTGGACGATGACGTCGCAGTTCACCGGCTTCCAGCCCTCGGCGGCGATCAGGGCGACGACCTCGGCGAGGAGCCGGGTGCTGTCCAGGTCGCGCCATTCGGGGGCGGTGTCGGGGTAATGCTCGCCGATGTCTCCCAGGGCGGCGGCGCCGAGGAGGGCGTCGGCCACGGCGTGACAGACGACGTCGGCGTCGGAATGCCCGGCCAGGCCCAGCGGGTGCTCGATCCGGAGGCCCCCCAGGATCAGCGGCCGACCTTCCACCAGGCGATGCGTGTCGTGACCGATTCCTACGCGCACGGGTCCGCTTCCCAACCTCTCTTCGCCGGGGCGGCCCAGCCCCCGGAGGGTGCCGGCCCGCCCCGACAGGGATTCGACGCCCCTCACGCCGTCGGCGGTCGGGACGCATCGCGATGCGCACGAGATGGTACCCGGTGCGCCCAGTGCTGACTATCCCAACGGGACCCTCGGCCGACCGTTCCCATTTTGAAGGTTTGCCCATTCGAGCTGGGAATTTTGGGAAGAGAAGGTTCAGGTCCTGTACTTTTGATTAGACCATCGGCAATCCGCGTCGGGATCCTTAAATAAAATCAAGGCTAGTCAATCAAAGGGTTTGCGGCTATTCTCAGGATAATCCGAGGTGACTTCGGCATCCCGGCTGCTTAGAGTGAACCGTGTCAAGGGCGACCCAGGCTGGGGGTTCGAGACACGAAACCGGAAAGGCTTCGTAAGGAACCCGGCGAAGGACGCTAACTCAATCGCAAGACGCTACAGCCATCGAGCAAGGAGGAACGTGATGCTGGTTCTCAGCCGCAAGGTCAATGAGAAGATCGTCATCGACGGTGGAATCGTGCTGACGGTGGTCAAGATCGAGGGCGGCCAGGTCCGCATCGGCATCGAAGCCCCTGGCCACGTGAAGATCTACCGCGAAGAGCTGCTCGTCAAGCAGACCGCGGATCGCCACGCCGAGCCGGCCCTGGCCGGGGTCTGAGTCTTCCCTCGGACCCCCCACCTGACGACGGTTGGAGTTGGATCGGCGATCCAGGTCGGCGGACATGAGCCCGCCTCCGAGTTTCCGGCGCCGGGGACGCCCCTGGCCAGACCTCGCCGCGGCCGGAAAACCTCGCCTCGAGATCCGACGCGAATTCGCGTGGAAGGACCGAAGCTGAAGCTAGTCAAAGGCGACCCCCCTGGGTATACTTTGGATTTCTCGCCGGTACCTGCGACCCGCGACGCCGAAGGCGGAGCCCCGGGCCCCCAGCCCGAAGTCGGCTCCCGACCTGGCCTGGAGGCCGCGTCGAAGCCCGGAGTGCGGTCGATTCGCAAGGCTCGCGGGTGTTTGAGTTCCTCGGGGCCGCCGGTTTGGAAGGCGCTACCGGTCCGATCCAACTGAAGGGAAATGAGGGAAGATCAACGTGGTGAAGTTACGGGTTCGCGCGGGAGAGTCGATCCAGGAAGCAGTCCGACGGTTCCGCAAGCTCTGCGAGCGGAGCGGGCTCCGCAAAGAGATGCGCCGGAAGGCGTACTATGAGAAGCCCAGCGAGCGGCGCCGTCGCGAGGAACTGAAGCGACTCCGCAAGGCTCGCCAGCACCAGAGCTCCCGGGTCTGACCCGCGACGATCCGGCCTGACGATCCCGTCTCGCCCTTCGAACGAATCAGGACCGCCCGGCGGCGCCAGGAGTTTCGTCTCCTCGCGCCGCCGGGCGGTGCTTCGTTCGAATCCGCCCGGCTCGGCTCGAATGCGGTCGAGCCGAGCCGAAGCTCATGCCGAGGCTCTCAGACGTGGACCTCGGCCGTGGTCGCGGCGCGGCCGGCGTAGCGTCGGCGGATCGGCTCGATCTCGGCTTCCAGGAACTCGTCGACCTGGGCGGACGAGCGGCCCGTGAAGCGGACCGGGTCCATGATCCCTTCGAAGTCCAGTTTCGGGAACGCCGAGTCGTTGCGAAGACGGTCGACCAGGTCGTTCACGCCGGCCCCAACCTTCATCCGCGCCGCGGCCTCCAGTGAGTGAACCCGGATCCGCTCGTGGAGCGCCTGGCGGTCGCCCCCGGCCTGGACGGCCGCCATAAGCAGGTTCTCGGTCGCCATGAACGGCAGTTGCTCGGCCAGGTGCCTGGCGATGACCGGCGGGTGGACCACCAGCCCGGGGACGACGTTGTTATAGAGCGTGAGGACCGCGTCGATCCCCAGGAACGCCTGGGGCATGATCAGCCGCCGGATGGCGCTGTCGTCGAGGGTCCGCTCCAGCCACTGGGTCGCCGCCGTGTCGGCGATGCCCGGGACCTGGCTCATGACGTACCGGGCGAGCGAGCACATCCGCTCGGCTCGCATCGGGTTCCGCTTGTAGGCCATGGCCGACGAGCCGATCTGTTCGGCCTCGAAGGGCTCCTCGACTTCCTGTTCATGGGCCAAAAGCCGGAGGTCCATGCCGAAGCGGTGCGCCGATTCGGCGATCGAGGCCAGGGAGGCGACGGTCAGCGAGTCCACCTTGCGGGAGTACGTCTGGCCCGACACCGCGTACGTCTTGTCGAAATCGAAGGCGGCCGCGACCCGGGCGTCCAGCTCGCGGACCTTGGCGTGGTCGCCGTCGAACAGGGCGAGGAAGCTCGCCTGCGTCCCGGTGGTCCCCTTGACGCCCAGGAACCGCAGGTCGTCCAGCCGACGCTCGATCTCGCCGAGGTCGAGGACCAGTTCATAGCACCAGAGGGTCGCCCGCTTGCCGACCGTCACCAGCTGGGCGGGCTGGAAGTGGGTGTAACCGAGGCAGGGGAGGTCTTTCCAGCGAGCGGCGAAGTCGGCCAGGGCTTCGATCGCCCCCACGAGCTGGTCGCGGACCAGGGTCAGGGCCGATCGGGTGAGGATGAGGTCGGTGTTGTCGGTGACGTAGCAGCTCGTCGCGCCCAGGTGGATGATCGCCCGTGCGGCCGGGGCGGCGTCGCCGAAGGCGTGGACGTGGGCCATCACGTCGTGGCGGAACCGCCGCTCGTAGGCCTCGGCGGCGGGGAAGTCGATCGCCTCGACCGCGGCCCGCATCGCCGCGATCTGATCCTCGGAGATGTTCAGGCCGAGGGCGCGTTCGGCCTCGGCGAGGGCCACCCAGAGACGACGCCAGGTCGAGAACTTGACCTGCGGCGACCACAGGTGGGCCATCTCGCGACTGGCGTAGCGCTGGATCAGGGGGTTGTCGTAGGTCTGATAGTCTTTCATGGGCCGATCGATCAATGGAAGGGGGGCGAAGGGGGGGATCGGGCGAGGGCGAACGTCGACGTCTCGGCTCGCCCGCGAGTCCGGGTCGGGTCAGATGCCGGCCAGGGCGTGGGCCCGGCCGACCCGGGCGATGGCCCGGTAGAAGGCGGCCG includes:
- the ispF gene encoding 2-C-methyl-D-erythritol 2,4-cyclodiphosphate synthase codes for the protein MRVGIGHDTHRLVEGRPLILGGLRIEHPLGLAGHSDADVVCHAVADALLGAAALGDIGEHYPDTAPEWRDLDSTRLLAEVVALIAAEGWKPVNCDVIVHAQAPKLGPHKAMLRANLARLLGLPDGAVNVKAKTGEHVGPVGRAEAISCHAVVLIEPIDPGR
- the csrA gene encoding carbon storage regulator CsrA produces the protein MLVLSRKVNEKIVIDGGIVLTVVKIEGGQVRIGIEAPGHVKIYREELLVKQTADRHAEPALAGV
- the rpsU gene encoding 30S ribosomal protein S21 — translated: MVKLRVRAGESIQEAVRRFRKLCERSGLRKEMRRKAYYEKPSERRRREELKRLRKARQHQSSRV
- the purB gene encoding adenylosuccinate lyase; the encoded protein is MKDYQTYDNPLIQRYASREMAHLWSPQVKFSTWRRLWVALAEAERALGLNISEDQIAAMRAAVEAIDFPAAEAYERRFRHDVMAHVHAFGDAAPAARAIIHLGATSCYVTDNTDLILTRSALTLVRDQLVGAIEALADFAARWKDLPCLGYTHFQPAQLVTVGKRATLWCYELVLDLGEIERRLDDLRFLGVKGTTGTQASFLALFDGDHAKVRELDARVAAAFDFDKTYAVSGQTYSRKVDSLTVASLASIAESAHRFGMDLRLLAHEQEVEEPFEAEQIGSSAMAYKRNPMRAERMCSLARYVMSQVPGIADTAATQWLERTLDDSAIRRLIMPQAFLGIDAVLTLYNNVVPGLVVHPPVIARHLAEQLPFMATENLLMAAVQAGGDRQALHERIRVHSLEAAARMKVGAGVNDLVDRLRNDSAFPKLDFEGIMDPVRFTGRSSAQVDEFLEAEIEPIRRRYAGRAATTAEVHV